A single uncultured Methanolobus sp. DNA region contains:
- a CDS encoding iron ABC transporter substrate-binding protein yields the protein MNVKNGTLLLIFIVLLAVTACGCMEQTEAEQAQNTTTSTVEITDMLGRDLTVPDEITSVYATSPPSTILVYMLAPEKVAGWNFLNTFDHTLMSDEYLNLPVLGGWFGTQTGNYETIINIHPDIVIEGFTTDGQIDEAIERRQESFGNIPVVAIDDSIIFVEGSDPTIEYVGELLDCEEQAADLIEFRAEILDEIDSKVSDIPDEDRVRVYYAEGAKGLATDPSGSQHSQVIDICGGINVANCPLTPGNGMTAVSIEQVMEWNPEIILTSNAQFYNTVYSDPLWENIDAVQNERVYLAPLNPFCWIDRPQGPHLIIGTAWTATVLYPDLFEDMDMEQTTCDFYSQFLHYDLTDEELESLLNP from the coding sequence ATGAACGTAAAAAATGGTACATTACTCCTCATTTTTATTGTTCTGCTGGCTGTTACTGCATGCGGGTGCATGGAACAGACCGAAGCAGAACAGGCACAGAATACTACAACTAGCACAGTGGAGATCACGGATATGCTTGGCAGGGACCTGACGGTACCTGATGAGATCACATCAGTTTACGCTACATCCCCTCCTTCTACGATCCTTGTTTACATGCTAGCACCTGAAAAGGTCGCAGGCTGGAATTTTCTTAACACTTTTGATCACACACTGATGAGCGACGAATACCTTAATTTGCCGGTTCTTGGTGGATGGTTCGGCACACAGACTGGAAACTATGAGACCATCATCAATATTCATCCGGACATCGTTATTGAAGGATTCACAACAGACGGCCAGATAGATGAAGCAATCGAGCGCAGACAGGAATCTTTCGGAAACATCCCAGTGGTCGCCATTGATGATTCCATCATTTTTGTAGAAGGATCAGACCCTACTATTGAGTACGTAGGAGAACTCCTTGATTGTGAGGAACAAGCAGCGGACCTGATCGAATTCAGAGCTGAAATCCTTGATGAAATAGACAGCAAGGTATCTGACATTCCTGATGAGGACAGGGTAAGAGTGTACTATGCAGAAGGAGCAAAGGGACTTGCTACAGACCCTTCCGGCTCACAGCACTCTCAGGTCATTGACATCTGCGGTGGCATCAATGTTGCAAACTGTCCCCTAACTCCTGGAAATGGAATGACAGCAGTATCCATTGAACAGGTAATGGAATGGAACCCGGAAATAATTCTCACATCAAATGCCCAGTTCTATAATACAGTTTACTCTGATCCACTATGGGAAAACATCGATGCTGTGCAGAACGAACGTGTTTATCTGGCACCGTTAAATCCATTCTGCTGGATAGACAGGCCACAGGGACCGCATCTTATCATCGGAACCGCATGGACAGCTACAGTATTGTATCCTGATCTTTTCGAAGACATGGATATGGAACAGACTACATGTGATTTCTATTCACAGTTCCTGCATTACGATCTTACAGACGAGGAGCTGGAATCACTGCTGAATCCTTAA